The genomic region AATCGGCAGTTGCGTTGCCGCGTTGCGGCGTCGCGAAACAGGGCATTATGGTAGGGTAACCATTTTCTCGTGATTTTTGAGTGTGGATAGACGTCTCTCTGCGATGGATCGTAATAAACTTATTGcttatttgttattaagaaGACATTATTCTATCTTAAAAATACGGCAAAGAAGATACTGGATACATCCATTAAGTAAGGGTATGAATCCAAATGGCGAGTTCTTTTCTAAAAAATACGAAGCATTAAAGATAgacgaaaaaaaatttgttgccTACTTTAGAATGAGTATATCATCATTTGAAGAGCTATTAAGCgagttatcaaaatatatacagaagaaaaaaaataaaggaaggAAACCAGTTACTGCTTTGGAAATGCTGGGCTTAACTTTAAGGTAAAACAAAtaggtttcttattttttttttattgatgtttatGGCACTCGGAATcaaatgtttagttttatttgtaccCCTGGCTTTATACACCTGTGGTACTAGCGGGGTGTCGATAAAAATTTTGCATCACTAGTGTTCATGGTTTGGGGGTACCTAGTGGTACAAAGCCAGGTTCAAATGAAACAAGACAGaatcaaattaagctttttgcattatacaattttcttactttaagaatactttaataggccttaaaaaatgtaatgatcaatttaagaaaaatcaaACTCCTCATCTTGTGAAACATAGGAAGTAGCTGACGTTTCGTCCAGTAAAAATGGTGAATTTATTGGACGTTGTTGGTTTGATGATGAGGTAGTCCTCTGTTCAGTAATCGAACTTCCAGGAGTAGAAGTGTGGTAGCCACTCTGAACCGTATTATCGTATCTCATAGTTGAATATCCTTGATTATAACCCTGATGCTGATATTCTTGATTATAGCCGTGATGTGTATTTTGATGAATTGAAGGTTGAAGAATGTCCGTTAATATTTGAAGCACCCGACTTTGAAATATCAATGTTTGATTCTCATTTAACGATTGTAGAGATGGTAAAATCCCCTTGAAAAAATGCAAATGTCTATTCTCCGGTGTTTTTAATATTGCCAATAAATCTTCTTCAATATCATCCTTATCATCTGCCTTTCGTTTTCGTGGTTGACTTTTATAACGAGGCAATGCCGTTATTTCATTCTCAATATCTCCTTCCGCTACACATAAACTGGAATCAGTTGCATTTTGTGAAACCTTTTTCAAAAACTGTAATTGTTTATTCAAGtgatattctttaatttttgcaGCTCCAGCTCCTGATCGATTGGcatcttttagttttttttgatatttagcaAAATTATCTTTTATGGCCTTCCACTTCTTGACTAAATCATTACCTGCAACAAATAACTTCACAAgtgaaaaatagtaataaagacTAAAATTCCCTAGATTCCatttatactacatataaaatttgatataactTTCATAAGTACTTTCGGTCCATCCAATTTCATATAAATGGCTGGCCGCCGAAAAAGAACAATTTTCTGCTTTTTCTTGACTTAGGCAAGTTAAAAACTGATTGACTTTGCCTAGAACAAccataatgtaaaatatttcttgaGTACTTCTTTGAAAAACTACCTGTCTATCTTTGAAAATCTATTCCTTTAGCAACACTATTACCTGCGCAGTTTGAGTTTGATTATACCtacatttgtattattttattatttgcctactaattattatttcattttagattTCTAGCAACCGGCAGTGACTTTAAAACCATGCATACGAATTACTTCCGAGGAGCAAGTACAATAGCAAAAATTGTAAGGACAGTTTGTCGCGCCATATGGAAACATCTATCAAGTCAAAATATACCTCCTATAACAAAACAGGTTCTAGAAGATGTCGCTATTGAGTTTGACAAGAAAGCAAATTTTCCTAACTGCATAGGAGCTCTTGATGGTAAACATGTCCGTATTACATGTCCTGCGCACAGTGGATCACTGTTTTACAATTATAAGGGCTATAATTCAATAGTTTTATTAGCTCTTGTAGATTCTAGATATAGATTCATTTTTGTCGATATAGGAGCGTATGGCAAGGAAAGTGACTCCACCGTTTTCCAGAACTCTAAACTTTATGATTTGATTATGACACGCAAATTACCTATTCCTGTACCAAAGCCTTTACCAGGTTCTCAAAATGAAACTCCATTTGTTTTTGTAGGAGATGAAGCATTCTCAATTTCGAATAACGTCATGCGCCCTTACTCAGGGAAACATTTGTCGGTACAACAAAGAGTTTACAATTATCGACTGAGTCGTGCCCGAAGATATGTCGAGTGCGCTTTTGGCATCCTAGCCAATAAATGGCGCATATCTCATCGATCTATGAATGTGCAATACGAATTTGCGACAGACATTATCAAGGCATGTTGTGTAATGCACAACTTTGTTTTGAATCGAGATGGAGTACAAGCGACCGATGACATTATCTTTGATGATTCTGATCTGCAAATGTTGCATTTGCCCAcagcaaatgaaaataatttaagccCACATCTAATACGGAATGATTTTTGTAATTACTTTTCCAGTGATGTTGGCGCCCTAAGTTggcaattaaacaaaatatgaatGTTCGTATACCTACTCAgttcaaaatacaaataatacctTAATACATTTGATTCAAACTATTTAACATGTTGTGAACTgcgaataaacaatttaaatggcaatttggttttatttatagtatttgttTACCTTTTTGAATAAGAGCgcgagaaaaaatataattttaacttagaGAAAATCTTTTGCATAGGGCATTAAAATAAATGGTGTATTtcatatgattaaaaaaaaaaagatacatgcTACTTACATTAAActacaatttttacaatttaaaccgCGGATCAGATTTTTACGTTTTTACTACAGTAAAAATTGTAGTTTTATTGTGAATAGTGATCGCGTAAACCTAAGACAATACTATGTTACTACTTACCCAGTTTTGATTTTTCGGTTGAGTTTTTTTCCTTGTAATCAACATAAACGATCTCACAAATGCTTTTCCATGCttcttgttttataaatttgtctTTATAGGTTTCGTCACTAGTATCCCACAAACAACGGTGTTCCTGAACCGAAGATATAAACAGATCGACGTCAACGtcagacattttaattttaaaactgcttCTCGGTTGACACGTGTTGTTTGCAAGAGTGTTAGAAACAAACTGCATCCTTGTCAACAAGTATGACGTCATAACGCTGGAATTCGCGTCGTGCGTTGCGGCGCCGCACCGCTATAGCGCACTGCCGATTTCAGCGGCGCGGCGCCGCAACGCGCTTATGTGTTTCGGCCCTAGAAATCTCTTTTATAATCTCTTCGTCAGACAtttcatgaaaaatattttcctcTTTATCCATTCCACGGCACCAGGTTTCCAAATCTTCCGGACTTATTTGTGTTTCAGCAGCAATTTGCTCTATTACTTCCGAAGGTACACTGATTTGTGGATCGGTGGTAGGAGTGGCGACTATATCTGGCCATAACTTTTTCCAAGACGAAGTAATAGTTGATGAAGGTCATGCATTCCACGATTGACAAAGAGCAAAAACCAAGTCTTTCATGTTAAGTTCTTTTAACGTTTTTTCTATTGTCTGGTCTTTTGACACGGCTTTCAGAAGAAGGTTTTTCTTATAATCTTGCTTTACAAACTGAATGATATGCTGATCTATCGGTTGAATCAGTGCAGTGCAGTTTGGCGGAAGAAACATCGCAGTGATGCATTTATCGTCAGTTGTCAGTTCTTCTTCAAGCGGATGACCGGGAGCGTTATCAAGAAGCAATAACgctttttgaaaaaattatgatcTTTCAACCATTTTCTAACTTCTGGTACGAAGCATTCATCAAACCACTTTTTGAAAAGATCTTTTGTCATCCACGCACTTTTTTGTCCATAATAGTGTACAGGTAAATCAATGTTTTTGAATGCACGTGGTTTATTAGATTTTCCAATGACCACCATTTTTAGCGTGTGTGTACCCGCAGCGTTAGCACATGGTAGTATGGTTACACGTTCTTTACTTACTTTTCGTCCAGGTACGGATTTTTCATTATGggaaacaaaagttttattagGTTATGTtgtgattcaaactcggcacttGATCAGAActgctttattgtttttaattataggcatacccacataaaaaataataatacaacataCATAACCACAACATCTCTtccataaatttttaaaagcatataGGTATAGATTCAATACTGGTAGACTGAAATTATGTATACatgtacaaatatacataagcTAATCACCTCATGCActtagtatatatgtattaacaattaattcatTGTAAGAACATACCtaatcataattatattaagagtaacaatcatttatattttttgagatTAATGCGAGCCTTGACAGCCGCCGGTCTGattgatatatctatatcattattattatgagttTGTACCCTTTGTGCATTGTCATGCAAGGTTTCTACGACAGTAGTAGCAGAAGCACAAATCTCATCCGGCGCATTTTGTTCATCACTTTCCGCGCTACTCCACTTTTCTTCCCCTTGCAACATTGCGGTGCCCTCCGCTGAAGGAATACGAAGTAAGTGACGTCTATTTCGTCTATATCGCCTCCCTGACATTGTTACGGTTCTAGTTAGAGTGTATTAAAAGATGGAACTCgtaatcacaaatttatttagggtaacaaggtcagcggtcgtgggtgaaagggcccgtcaattagttcgcttccaaattctgcagtgggcgagtactgcccttgtagccgttgattgcgtggcccagaaggaacaggcgaaggcgaggtggtcttcagctgcaccaggagacGGCACGTTGacggtgacgtcgacaaccacagggagtcgaacccgaagcgaggcaggcgaagacgaggtggtcttcagctgcacccggagatcggcgtcggaggtgacgtcgacaacaacagggagtcgaacccggaacttgaaacttgaaacttgaaacttgagacttgaggcgaggcaggcgaagacgaggtggtcttcagctgcacccggagatcggcgtcggaggtgacgtcgacaacagtagagagtcgaacccggaacttgggTTTGAACTCGAACTTGAAGCGAGAAACTCgaagcgaggcaggcgaagacgaggtggtcttcagctgcacccggagatcggcgtcggaggtgacgtcgacaacagcAGAGTGTGAACTCAAGACTTGATCTCGAACTTGagaaactcgaaactcgaaccctggaattttcgtccagcgtgtgaaaaataattccgcttcaactcgtctgattgcgaacacgtggctcagctaagcggcaagcactgcgcaagatggcggatgcgttgttcacaatcagacgagttgaagcggaattatttttcacacgctggacgaaaattccagggttcgagtttcgagtttctCAAGTTCGAGATCAAGTCTTGAGTTCACACTCAGCACAGGTTCACTGCTGATTTCAGGCATTGATTGAATATATAATGCAACGGTTCTGCCAGCACTGACCGACAATCTTTTATAATGTACGGCGGTATTCCGTCCGGGCCCGCCGACTTTTTAGGCCTCAATTCTTTTAGAGCTTGTTTCACTTCGTCCAGAGTAAGTCGGTCCAGATGCACCCGCGCCGCTCCGTTCTCTCCGCCCGCTGCTATAACAGCTGCGCTCACATTCAGGTCAGCACTCTGTGTCCTATAAACTGAGTGAAAATAGTTAGCAAACTCTGAAGCGCACTGCTCATCAGTTAAAAGAACCCCgttctttaaaattttttgcGGATCTCTAGATTCTCTTCTTGAATTTGTGTAGTTCCAGAACGCCCGTGGATCCCGTAGAAGCTGTTCTTGAACCCACTGCTTATATTGTTTGTGTGCGAGAGCTATCATTCCCTTAACCTTTGCCCTACACTGAGCAAACGTTTCGTAATCATGAGGCGATTTGCTTGCCTTATACCGTCGGTGAAGGTCAGCCTTTAATTTTATGTCGCGAATTACTTCACCTGTGTACCACTCGGGGTAAACGTACCTCGGGGTAACCGGTCTTCGCTTTTTATTCGGAACACAGCCAtggataataaaattaatggtactataaaaataactcaGACTATTCTCTAAGTCTAACTCATACATCGGTGTCCAATCAACAGCCGCAATTGCTGTATATAGGGACTTAAAGTCCGCTTTGTGAAAATTCCATCCTATGGGTATAAACGCGCTCGGTTCGTCCCCCCTAGCAGTTGGTCTCGACTCGCTTTTGGTGAGTAGCCGGCGCGAGCACAACGTGACCGCTACCTCGAGTGGTGGGTGATGCGCATCCACCGCTACAAGCGGTGTTACCGCCTCGCGTACGCTCACGCTCCCCCCGCTCCTCTCTGATACCGTACTTAAAACTAAGTCTAGGCACCTATTATTACAGTTTCCTATACTGTTGCCCTGAGTGAATCCACAATAAGTTTGCAAGtactcaaaataattatttacttgtgGTGGACAAGAATACAAGTTAAAATCACCTAACACTATTACTTcactataattattacaaaactgTTCTATTATCCTAAATAATACCATATACTCATTTTCGCTGCTTTTGGGCGGTATGTAAACTACGCAGAGCAAAAACAAAAACCGCTCACGCTTATACACTGTCGCAGAAATCATTTCAAAAGAATGCGCATCGATGTTGACGTCACTGTGTACCTCACGTAGTTCCAACCGCGATGTGGCCACTAAAAACGCGCCGCCTTGTTTCCGTCCATCCGTTCGGTCGCACCTTATAATTGTATAACCCGGCGGAATTAACTCCGCGTCATTTATTGACTCGTTGCACCCTGTTTCTGTTATTGCGAACAAATCAGAGTTGGAAGATGCCACACTTTCATAAAACTCTTCCAGTTTTGTTCGCAATCCCCTTACATTTTGGTAAAATAATTCTATTACTTTATTAGTTGTTTTTATCCGGTGGTCTTGGGTGACTGACTGTCCTCCGAAACCACAACCATTCACAAAATTCGACGTTAATAGGCCAAATTTCTGGCTGGCATAGATCATCATATTTACTTTCTGGCACTCCTATGATAAATGAGGAATAATCCCTCTCTgtcttatgtttaattttttcaattttgacCGGCACTTTCACTGAATCTCGAACATATTTTTCCAAACTTTCCACAGTGGTGTCCTTCCTAAGCCGCCAAACAtgtaaaaatttttgtttttccgtCCCTTCTATTTCATTTGTCTGCGTACTTCCACCTTTTTTTACTTCCCTATTAGGATATTTGCTTTTCCTTCTATTTATTACTATCCAGGAATCATTTTCTGTATTATTACTTCCCTCTATAACCTGATTAGAGTTTTGTGATATATTTTTCGGATTTACTCTCTTCAAACTCTCCTCAGCGATTACTAAACCCGCTGGTTTCATGGCCTTCACTTTTTGTGTAACTACTTGATTTTTCTTAACGGCATTCACAAATGATCGCATAGGCACTTCCTGAGTTTGGGATGTTTTCTCCATCTCCTGACTCTGTTTGCTCCTTAGAGCAATTTCCAGGCTTTCATTTCTTTCTaacaaagatttaatttttgattctaATACTTCTACTTTATTAGCTTTTTCTGAAACTACCATCAAGGACTGTCTCATCTCTCGCAATTCAGTTTCTGCTTTAGTAAATCTTTCTAGCAGCAGTGTGTACTCCTTCATTTGCTCGTCAATGCGAGATAGCACTTCCCCACGAAACTCCTTCCAACTCTTCAAGCACCTTCTCTTCAGTTTCAATTCTTAATTCGCTATGAGCGACCCGATTACCACGCTGCTTGTTGACATAGCTGCTCGGAGTAAACGTTTTATTCATGGCGGTTGCACGAACCGGCGTATCAGAGTTGTCCCCTTTTGGATCGTCTCGCATGCACTCCGGACACCTCCAGTTAGTTTTGTATTGCTCTGTAAATTCTTCAAACTGCTTTTTCGACAACATCAAACACTTCATATGGTATATCTTTTTGCAGTTCTCTTGTCTACACTCCATAAATAAAAGATCGTAAATAGATTCACTACAGCCATTACATTTTGTAcccattttttataactatttatcacTCGTGATCAAACACGTCCGCACGGACGTGCGCtgctcatatttttaatttattattatttaatattttattattactcaaACGTGTGGAGACACCTTAACACTTCGAAAATAACTGCAGTTTAGCAGCACTATTACTGCAGTTTAGCAGCACTATTactctaagtatataatgtaatgtacttaagtatattatgtactaaagtatataatgtacttaagtttataatgtacttaagtatataatgtaaataagtatataatgtaaataagtataaaatttactaaagtatataatgtactaaagtataaatgtacttaagtatataatgtatttaagtatataatataaatatgtatataatgtacttaagttaataatgtaaataagtaaataatgtaagtaagtatataatgtactaaagtaaataatgtaagtaagtatataatgtactaaagtaaataatgtaaataagtatataatggctttaagtatataatgtacttaagtatataatttaaataagtatataatgtactaaagtatataatgtacttaagtatataatgtaattaagtatataatgtactaaagtatataatttacttaagtatataatgtaaataagtatataatgtactaaagtatataatgtaaataagtatataatgtacttaagtatataatgtaaataagtatgtaatgtacttaagtatataatgtaaataagtatattatgtactaaagtatataatgtacttaagttagtaatgtaaataagtaaataatgtaagtaagtatataatgtactaaagtaaataatgtaaataagtatattatgttctaaagtatatatgtacttaagtatataatgtaaataagtatataatgtacttaagtatataatgttaataagtatattatgttctaaagtatatatgtacttaagtttattatgtacttaagtatatagtgtaaataagtatataatgtacttaagtatataatgaaaataagtatataatgtacttaagtatataatgtatttaagtatataatataaataagtatataatggtctaaagtatataatgtacttaagtaagtaatgtaaataagttaatactgtaagtaagtatataatgtacttaagtaaataatgtacttaagtatataatgtaaataagtatataatgtacttaagtaaataatgtaaataagtatataatgtatgtaagttaataatgtaaataagtataaaatggatttaagtatataatgtaaataagtatataatgtacttaagtatataatgtaaataagtatataatgtacttaagtatataatgtactaaggtatataaagtacttaagtatataatgtaaataagtatataatgtactaaagtatttaatgtaaataagtatataatgtacttaagtatataatgtaaataagtatataatgtaaataagtatataatgtactaaagtatataatgtacttaagtatataatgtacttaagtatataatgtaaataagtataaaatagatttaagtatataatgtaaataagtatataatgtacttaagtgtataatgtacttaagtaaataatgtacttaagtttataatgtacttaagtatataatgtaaataagtatataatgtactaaagtatataatgtacttaagtatataatgataataagtaaataatgtactcaagtaaataatgtacttaagtatataatgtaaataagtatataatgtactaaagtaaataatgtaaataagttcataatgtacttaagtatataatgtactaaagtaaataagttcataatgtacttaagtatataatgtacttaagtatataatgtaaataagtatataatgtacttaagtatataatgtacttaagtatataatgtaaataagaatataatgtacttaagtaaataatgtaaataagtatataatgtaaataagtaaattatgtactcaagtaaataatgtacttaagtatataatgttaataagtatataatgtactaaagtaaataatgtaaataagttcataatgtacttaagtatataatgtacttaagtatataatgtaaataagtatataatgtacttaagtaaataatgtaaataagtatataatgtaaataagtaaataatgtactcaagtaaataatgtacttaagtatataatg from Pararge aegeria chromosome 26, ilParAegt1.1, whole genome shotgun sequence harbors:
- the LOC120635484 gene encoding uncharacterized protein LOC120635484, with protein sequence MTSYLLTRMQFVSNTLANNTCQPRSSFKIKMSDVDVDLFISSVQEHRCLWDTSDETYKDKFIKQEAWKSICEIVYVDYKEKNSTEKSKLGNDLVKKWKAIKDNFAKYQKKLKDANRSGAGAAKIKEYHLNKQLQFLKKVSQNATDSSLCVAEGDIENEITALPRYKSQPRKRKADDKDDIEEDLLAILKTPENRHLHFFKGILPSLQSLNENQTLIFQSRVLQILTDILQPSIHQNTHHGYNQEYQHQGYNQGYSTMRYDNTVQSGYHTSTPGSSITEQRTTSSSNQQRPINSPFLLDETSATSYVSQDEEFDFS